A section of the Methanoregula formicica SMSP genome encodes:
- a CDS encoding QueT transporter family protein — protein sequence MHELAGVWTDRNGRIWIGATALFYVLVLIPFNYPGIDIFGISLRPAAFMLVTLGILFGPAAAWGLGIGNIAGDFFGGSWSAMSIFGFLVNVLIPYLSYRFFHQLMRGQAIRRDYHTIACFLATSLIVVCSCMVLLAACGTVFFDRPFLAKVLSYLGNNLFWAMVVGPAFFWLVVDAALRNNLVYGREWAERNGESRS from the coding sequence ATGCATGAGCTTGCAGGTGTCTGGACCGACCGGAACGGGCGGATATGGATTGGCGCAACCGCACTCTTTTACGTCCTCGTCCTCATCCCGTTCAATTACCCCGGCATCGATATCTTCGGCATTTCGCTGCGCCCTGCCGCGTTCATGCTTGTCACCCTCGGGATCCTCTTTGGCCCGGCGGCAGCCTGGGGCCTTGGGATCGGAAACATTGCCGGGGATTTCTTTGGTGGCTCGTGGTCCGCGATGAGTATTTTCGGCTTTCTCGTCAATGTCCTCATCCCCTATCTCTCCTACCGCTTCTTTCACCAGCTGATGCGGGGGCAGGCGATCCGCAGGGATTATCATACCATCGCCTGTTTCCTTGCCACAAGCCTTATCGTGGTCTGCTCCTGCATGGTGCTCCTTGCCGCGTGCGGCACCGTCTTCTTTGACCGGCCGTTCCTCGCCAAGGTCCTCAGTTACCTCGGCAACAACCTCTTCTGGGCGATGGTTGTCGGGCCGGCATTTTTCTGGCTGGTCGTCGATGCAGCGCTCCGCAACAACCTGGTGTACGGCCGCGAATGGGCAGAGCGTAACGGGGAGAGCCGGTCCTGA
- a CDS encoding ATP-binding protein codes for MNVVRNQKALAGLLQYLFSTIASPYSYRRLRELLGIDIDTVRDYIHFAGMARILFEVQAFSYSLPAQARQNKKVYCIDNGLRNAVSFRFSKDEGKLAENLVFIELLRSGHIPYYWKGEREVDFVIKSGDNRLTAINVCYSEIVPESEYEGLREFAREFKDPVHRLLILTKDYEAKSGPIISMPLWKWLLLDPGHR; via the coding sequence ATGAATGTGGTACGGAACCAGAAAGCTCTGGCCGGGCTCCTCCAGTACCTTTTTTCCACCATTGCATCCCCGTACTCGTACCGCCGGCTCCGGGAACTACTCGGGATCGACATCGATACCGTACGGGATTACATCCACTTTGCCGGTATGGCACGGATCCTCTTCGAGGTCCAGGCATTCTCGTACTCGCTTCCGGCACAGGCACGGCAGAACAAGAAGGTCTACTGCATCGACAACGGCCTGCGCAACGCCGTCTCCTTCCGGTTCAGTAAAGACGAAGGAAAGCTTGCCGAGAACCTCGTCTTCATCGAACTCCTGCGGTCCGGTCATATTCCCTACTACTGGAAAGGCGAGAGGGAGGTGGATTTTGTCATCAAATCCGGAGATAACCGCCTTACCGCGATCAATGTCTGCTACAGCGAGATAGTCCCGGAGAGTGAATACGAAGGGCTGCGAGAATTTGCCAGGGAATTTAAGGACCCGGTACACCGGCTCCTGATCCTGACAAAAGATTATGAGGCCAAATCCGGGCCGATAATTAGCATGCCGCTCTGGAAATGGCTCCTGCTGGATCCTGGTCACCGGTGA